Proteins from one Oscillatoria nigro-viridis PCC 7112 genomic window:
- a CDS encoding COG4705 family protein: MKPKPNSTEQSAQHGTIKKLPEVTIFFWIIKLLTTGMGETTSDYLAHELNPIFAVALGGSGLVIALAIQFSVRKYIPWVYWLAISMVAIFGTMAADAIHVVLGVSYLLSTVGFSIVLSIIFAVWYMSEKTLSINHIYTLRRELFYWATVMATFALGTAAGDMTASTWGLGYFTSGVLFALLFALPAIAYWRSGLNEVGAFWLAYILTRPLGASFADWIGKSQDLGGVGFGTGQISIVLTILIVGFVAYLTYSGKDSYSN, translated from the coding sequence ATGAAGCCAAAACCAAACAGTACAGAACAATCTGCACAGCATGGCACGATCAAAAAGCTGCCAGAAGTTACGATCTTTTTCTGGATTATCAAGTTGCTGACTACGGGAATGGGCGAAACAACTTCAGATTACCTAGCCCATGAGCTGAACCCAATTTTTGCGGTCGCTCTGGGGGGAAGTGGATTAGTGATTGCTTTAGCAATACAGTTTTCAGTACGGAAATATATTCCCTGGGTCTATTGGTTAGCTATTAGTATGGTCGCTATATTCGGAACAATGGCTGCTGATGCTATCCATGTTGTATTAGGTGTTTCGTATCTCCTATCGACTGTAGGATTTTCCATCGTACTTAGTATTATTTTTGCAGTTTGGTATATGAGCGAGAAGACTTTATCGATTAATCATATTTACACACTTCGCCGCGAGTTATTTTACTGGGCAACCGTTATGGCTACATTCGCGCTTGGCACAGCCGCAGGTGATATGACAGCATCAACTTGGGGTTTGGGGTACTTCACATCAGGTGTATTGTTTGCCTTGTTATTTGCTCTACCAGCGATCGCGTACTGGCGATCGGGACTTAATGAGGTAGGGGCTTTTTGGCTCGCATATATCTTGACTAGACCATTGGGCGCTTCCTTCGCAGATTGGATCGGTAAATCTCAGGATCTTGGTGGAGTAGGTTTTGGTACGGGGCAGATCAGCATTGTCTTAACTATTCTGATTGTTGGTTTTGTTGCTTATCTCACATACTCGGGCAAAGACAGTTATAGCAATTAA
- a CDS encoding cytochrome c oxidase subunit I has product MTNNSIEITDDSENRNSEPDTNWREYFSFSTDHKVIGVQYMVTTFIFFLIGGLFAMIIRGELLTPESDLVDRSLYNGLFTLHGTVMIFLWIIPFNAGLANYLVPLTIGAKDMAFPVLNAIAFWIIPPAGILLLSSFLVQGGPPQAGWWSYPPISLQNPTGYPINGESIWILSVMLLGISSIMGGVNFITTIVWMRAPGMTFFRMPIFVWTVLSAQLLQLICLPSLTGAIVLLFFDLTFGTNFFKPLENGDPIIYQHLFWFYSHPAVYVMALPAFGIFSEILPAFSRNPLFGYRSVAIASFGIGLVSIFVWVHHMFASATPNWMRILFMVSSMLVGVPTGVKVFAWTATVWNGRLHLLTPMLFALGGVVMFVFGGITGIMLSSVPFDIHVNNTYFVVGHFHYVVHNTITMAIFAAIYFWFPKITGRMYAEGWGKVHFFLTLIGANLTFFSMHPLGLQGMVRRVSSYNPEYQGWNIVASLGGFLLGMSTLPFIANMVGSLLLGKKAPDNPWHATGLEWKTSSPPPRENFEEIPVVNEPPYNYNTSKAIPEAAVTQE; this is encoded by the coding sequence ATGACAAATAACTCTATCGAAATTACTGACGACTCCGAAAATCGCAACAGCGAACCTGATACCAACTGGCGGGAGTATTTCAGCTTTAGCACCGACCATAAAGTGATTGGTGTTCAGTACATGGTGACGACCTTCATTTTCTTTTTGATTGGTGGACTATTCGCGATGATTATTCGCGGCGAACTGCTTACTCCCGAATCAGATTTGGTCGATCGCTCTTTATATAATGGCTTATTCACCTTGCACGGCACGGTGATGATTTTCCTGTGGATTATCCCATTCAATGCTGGCCTTGCCAACTACTTAGTGCCGTTGACGATCGGGGCAAAAGACATGGCGTTTCCGGTTCTGAATGCGATCGCTTTTTGGATAATTCCCCCAGCCGGTATCCTGCTACTATCGAGCTTTTTAGTACAAGGTGGGCCTCCCCAAGCTGGCTGGTGGTCTTACCCGCCAATCAGCCTCCAAAACCCAACCGGTTATCCCATCAACGGCGAATCAATTTGGATACTGAGTGTAATGCTTCTGGGTATCTCATCGATTATGGGGGGAGTCAACTTTATTACTACGATTGTTTGGATGCGGGCACCGGGGATGACGTTTTTTCGGATGCCGATTTTCGTTTGGACAGTTCTCAGCGCCCAGTTGTTGCAACTAATTTGTTTACCTTCCCTGACGGGCGCGATCGTCCTGTTATTTTTCGACCTCACTTTTGGCACAAATTTTTTCAAACCCCTCGAAAATGGCGACCCAATCATCTATCAGCACCTATTTTGGTTCTACTCCCATCCGGCAGTTTACGTGATGGCGCTGCCTGCTTTCGGCATCTTTTCGGAAATTCTACCCGCCTTTTCTCGCAATCCTTTGTTTGGCTATCGATCGGTTGCGATCGCCTCTTTCGGAATTGGTTTAGTCAGCATCTTTGTCTGGGTACACCATATGTTTGCCAGTGCTACACCCAATTGGATGCGGATACTATTTATGGTTTCCTCAATGTTAGTTGGCGTGCCTACTGGTGTCAAAGTATTTGCTTGGACTGCCACCGTTTGGAACGGCAGATTGCATCTTTTAACCCCGATGTTATTTGCCTTGGGAGGTGTAGTCATGTTTGTTTTCGGTGGCATTACTGGCATCATGCTTAGTTCTGTACCGTTTGATATTCATGTCAACAATACCTACTTTGTGGTAGGTCACTTCCATTACGTCGTCCACAATACAATCACAATGGCAATCTTTGCGGCGATTTACTTCTGGTTCCCGAAGATAACCGGGCGGATGTACGCGGAAGGCTGGGGAAAAGTGCATTTCTTTTTAACTTTGATCGGCGCTAATCTTACTTTCTTCTCCATGCACCCATTGGGTTTACAGGGCATGGTACGCCGTGTTTCCTCTTACAATCCAGAGTATCAGGGGTGGAATATTGTTGCTAGCTTGGGGGGCTTTTTGTTGGGGATGTCTACGCTGCCGTTTATTGCCAATATGGTCGGTTCTTTGCTATTAGGTAAAAAAGCACCTGACAATCCCTGGCACGCTACAGGATTGGAGTGGAAAACTTCTTCACCGCCACCGAGGGAGAACTTTGAGGAAATTCCTGTTGTCAATGAGCCACCTTATAACTACAACACCTCTAAAGCGATACCAGAGGCTGCCGTTACTCAAGAATAG
- a CDS encoding DUF2231 domain-containing protein produces the protein MPLPLPLNNANLPYPDPLHPIIVHFAIAMVFFSFFCDVVGYFTRNHRLLEVSFWNMFVASVSIFLAVIFGQFEAGLAQPYEAVKPTLNLHTITGWSLSAILVAITAWRFAIRARNPLKIPVPYLGVATFLICLVCFQQYLGTQLVWVYGLHVEPVVEATKNGVLQ, from the coding sequence ATGCCTCTGCCTCTGCCTCTCAATAACGCGAATCTACCTTACCCAGATCCGCTCCATCCCATCATCGTTCATTTCGCGATCGCGATGGTGTTTTTCTCCTTCTTCTGCGACGTGGTGGGCTATTTTACCCGCAATCACCGTTTGTTAGAGGTAAGTTTCTGGAATATGTTTGTTGCTTCAGTCAGTATTTTCCTCGCCGTCATCTTTGGTCAGTTTGAAGCTGGTTTGGCCCAACCTTACGAAGCCGTCAAGCCGACACTGAATTTGCACACAATTACAGGCTGGTCGCTTTCGGCAATTCTTGTCGCAATTACCGCATGGCGATTCGCGATTCGCGCCCGCAATCCGCTGAAGATACCTGTTCCGTATCTAGGTGTAGCAACATTTTTAATTTGTTTAGTATGCTTTCAACAATATTTAGGTACTCAGTTAGTTTGGGTATACGGGCTGCACGTAGAGCCAGTAGTTGAAGCAACAAAAAATGGAGTCTTACAATGA
- a CDS encoding DUF2231 domain-containing protein — translation MNSQLIEQLWFKLGANGLPYEVPIHPQLVHFTLGLFIIAIIFDIAGTLFRFEKPILKFLALTAIRSSFFDVGWYNLLASAAIAFFTVAAGFFEMMLANPPTNMKSAWGLGAGTTMLLHGIGGILLLAAIVAMTVWRGLQRYRWRKDATIQVQWSYLLVGIAMLGLLFVHGTLGAQMGDEFGIHNTAAGLIRQGKNPNLLLK, via the coding sequence ATGAACTCCCAACTTATCGAGCAGTTGTGGTTCAAGCTAGGTGCGAACGGATTACCCTACGAAGTGCCTATTCATCCGCAGCTAGTGCATTTCACTTTGGGTTTATTCATTATTGCCATAATTTTTGATATTGCAGGAACGCTGTTCCGGTTTGAAAAACCAATCCTCAAATTTTTGGCTCTGACTGCTATTCGTTCCAGCTTTTTTGATGTTGGTTGGTACAATCTTTTAGCTAGTGCTGCGATCGCGTTTTTTACTGTCGCGGCGGGCTTTTTTGAGATGATGCTGGCAAACCCACCCACAAATATGAAAAGTGCCTGGGGGTTAGGGGCTGGTACAACGATGCTGTTGCACGGTATCGGCGGGATTTTACTGTTAGCAGCGATCGTTGCCATGACCGTGTGGAGGGGGTTACAGCGCTACCGTTGGCGCAAAGATGCCACGATCCAAGTGCAGTGGAGCTACTTGTTGGTGGGTATTGCCATGTTGGGACTGTTATTTGTTCACGGAACATTAGGAGCGCAGATGGGAGATGAGTTCGGGATACATAATACGGCTGCAGGCTTAATCCGACAAGGTAAAAATCCCAATTTGCTACTCAAATGA
- a CDS encoding cytochrome c oxidase subunit II, translated as MRKIFDALLLMVFIAVILVIARWIGDQAYSWMPVQATAEAERVDRIFSFLTSVGTFIFLAIAGTIGYSILIGRAPKGDWSHGHPARSDVRLEILWTAAPTVLVLWLALQSFNIYQQLEIEGLKPVVHLHLLAEPAAAATVKNNTQPVAENIEVVAKQWVWSFRYPNNVISNELHLKVNERTRLNLHSQDVIHGFYVPEFRLKQDIIPNRNIDIVLTPTKIGKFHLRDSQFSGIDFALMVANVYVDSSEAYSQWLSQAATRK; from the coding sequence ATGAGGAAAATTTTCGACGCGCTATTATTAATGGTTTTTATCGCGGTAATTCTGGTAATAGCCCGCTGGATTGGAGACCAAGCATACTCTTGGATGCCTGTTCAGGCAACCGCAGAAGCGGAACGAGTCGATCGCATATTTAGCTTTTTAACCTCCGTGGGAACGTTCATCTTTTTGGCGATCGCAGGCACGATCGGATACTCAATTCTCATCGGTCGCGCGCCCAAGGGAGACTGGAGTCACGGTCATCCTGCCAGAAGCGATGTGAGGCTGGAAATCCTCTGGACTGCCGCCCCTACTGTGCTGGTGTTGTGGCTGGCGCTTCAAAGTTTCAACATTTATCAACAACTAGAGATTGAGGGTCTAAAACCAGTGGTGCATCTGCACCTATTGGCAGAACCTGCTGCTGCTGCAACAGTCAAAAACAACACTCAACCTGTGGCTGAAAATATTGAGGTTGTTGCTAAACAATGGGTTTGGTCTTTCCGCTACCCAAATAATGTTATCAGTAACGAATTACACCTAAAAGTAAATGAACGTACCCGCTTAAATTTGCATTCCCAAGATGTGATTCACGGTTTTTACGTACCTGAATTTCGGTTAAAGCAAGATATCATTCCCAACCGCAACATTGACATTGTGTTAACACCAACTAAAATCGGCAAATTTCACCTGCGCGATTCCCAATTCAGCGGCATCGACTTTGCTTTGATGGTGGCAAATGTATATGTTGATTCAAGTGAAGCTTATAGTCAATGGCTTTCTCAAGCTGCTACCCGTAAATAA
- a CDS encoding VOC family protein, whose amino-acid sequence MWNPIQVQRIRAIGLTVSDADRSQDFYTQALGFKPVSDITVETEGYSDLAGVAEATIRIVTLQLGDELIELMQYLNIEGKPIPRDSRSNDLWFQHLAIAVSDMDRAYAHLRSFPIDPISVEPQTIPPENKASAGVRAFKFKDCDRHPLELIWFPPDKGQEKWHQQGDRLFLGIDHSAIAISNTEQSLKFYRDLLGMQVEGGSFNQGETQARLDNLPEEVEVQITALRPDRGGLGIELLDYLVPPNSRPMPSDWRSCDIANMQIELVVNDIEQAVEILRQNGIEFVSSRVVEFTESCCPYRQGCLIKDADGHGVLLIAE is encoded by the coding sequence ATGTGGAATCCCATTCAAGTACAGCGAATTCGTGCTATTGGATTAACCGTGAGTGATGCCGATCGCTCTCAGGATTTCTATACGCAAGCACTAGGGTTTAAACCAGTTTCAGACATCACGGTGGAAACAGAGGGTTACAGCGACTTAGCAGGCGTGGCTGAGGCAACAATTCGCATTGTCACCTTGCAGCTTGGAGATGAACTGATTGAGCTGATGCAGTACCTCAATATTGAGGGAAAACCGATTCCCAGGGATTCGCGAAGTAATGATTTGTGGTTTCAACATTTGGCGATCGCAGTTAGTGATATGGATCGGGCTTACGCTCATTTGCGATCGTTTCCAATTGACCCAATTTCAGTTGAACCGCAGACGATACCGCCTGAGAATAAAGCATCTGCTGGTGTACGAGCCTTCAAGTTCAAAGACTGCGATCGCCACCCTTTAGAGTTAATTTGGTTTCCTCCTGATAAAGGGCAAGAGAAGTGGCATCAGCAGGGCGATCGCTTGTTTCTCGGAATCGACCACAGTGCGATCGCGATTAGCAACACTGAACAGAGTCTAAAATTTTACCGCGACTTGCTGGGAATGCAGGTTGAGGGTGGCAGTTTCAACCAAGGTGAAACGCAAGCTAGACTCGATAATTTACCAGAAGAAGTTGAAGTCCAAATTACAGCACTGCGACCCGATCGAGGCGGTTTAGGTATTGAACTGCTAGACTATCTCGTACCTCCAAATAGTCGTCCCATGCCGAGTGACTGGAGAAGTTGCGATATTGCCAATATGCAAATTGAGCTAGTTGTCAACGACATTGAGCAAGCTGTGGAGATTTTGCGGCAGAATGGGATTGAGTTTGTGTCGTCGCGGGTTGTGGAGTTTACAGAAAGCTGCTGTCCTTATCGCCAAGGTTGTTTAATCAAAGACGCTGACGGACATGGTGTATTGCTGATTGCGGAATAA
- a CDS encoding SDR family oxidoreductase: MSYSPNLLKGQKALVTGASSGIGEAIARALAASGASVLVNYHSEQEAAEKIVSEIKSLGGDAIAIGANVAKEEEVLSMFDQMYQHFGTIDILVNNAGLQKDSAFVDMTLDHWNLVIGVNLTGQFLCAREAAKEFLKRGVKPHISSAAGKIICMSSVHEVIPWAGHVNYATSKGGIHMMMQSIAQELAPHRIRVNSIAPGAIKTPINKAAWDTPEAEAKLLKLIPAKRVGDVTDIAKAAVWLASDDSDYVNGETLFVDGGMTLYPGFATGG, from the coding sequence ATGAGCTATTCCCCTAATCTTCTTAAAGGTCAAAAAGCACTGGTAACGGGTGCAAGTTCCGGTATTGGTGAAGCGATCGCCCGTGCTTTGGCTGCATCGGGTGCTTCTGTTTTAGTCAACTACCATTCTGAACAGGAAGCAGCAGAGAAGATTGTCAGCGAGATTAAATCGCTAGGTGGGGACGCGATCGCCATTGGTGCAAACGTCGCCAAAGAAGAGGAAGTTTTATCGATGTTTGACCAAATGTACCAGCACTTTGGCACGATCGACATCCTCGTAAACAACGCCGGATTGCAAAAAGACTCAGCCTTTGTAGACATGACTCTCGACCATTGGAATTTGGTGATTGGCGTGAACCTAACCGGACAATTTCTCTGCGCCCGCGAAGCGGCAAAAGAGTTTCTCAAGCGGGGCGTGAAGCCACATATCTCCAGTGCCGCAGGCAAAATCATTTGTATGAGTTCGGTACACGAGGTAATTCCTTGGGCGGGTCACGTCAACTACGCTACCAGTAAGGGCGGCATCCACATGATGATGCAGAGTATTGCCCAAGAACTCGCACCGCACAGGATTCGGGTCAACAGCATTGCACCCGGTGCTATTAAAACCCCAATTAATAAGGCAGCTTGGGACACGCCAGAAGCTGAGGCAAAATTACTAAAACTCATTCCCGCCAAACGGGTTGGAGATGTAACAGACATCGCTAAAGCTGCTGTTTGGCTTGCCTCGGATGACTCAGATTATGTGAATGGTGAAACTTTATTTGTAGACGGCGGCATGACTCTGTATCCAGGGTTTGCGACGGGGGGCTAG
- a CDS encoding MGH1-like glycoside hydrolase domain-containing protein, whose protein sequence is MNAEQQRLEENREPDKPWYRWGSYLSDRQWGTVREDYSPDGSAWEYFPHDRARSRVYRWGEDGLGGWCDRHSQLCFGLAVWNGRDPILKERLFGLTNEQGNHGEDVKEYYFYLDNTPTHSYMRWLYKYPQQEFPYTQLVEENAHRHKDRPEFELLDTGVFDDNRYFDVVAEYAKASTDDICIRISITNRGAETANIDVLPTLWFRNTWIWTDNKPQSQLSKVADGVIKANTEKYGDYWLFCEGNHRLLFTENETNSQRLYGVANASPYVKDAFHEYVIHNNQDAVNPNQVGTKAAAWYQLEIGAGQTNVIQLRFTNQYTDTPFNAAFADTFRQRQTEADEFYETLTPGLDEDCRNVQRQAFAGLLWSKQFYYYDVRTWLHGDSAEPTPPSQRLTGRNAQWWTLYTEEIISMPDKWEYPWFAAWDLAFHCIALALIDANFAKQQLLLLTGDRTMHPNGQLPAYEWAFGDVNPPVQAWAAWRVYKIEQKRVGTGDRKFLERMFHRLMLYFTWWVNRKDLRGQNLFQGGFLGLDNIGLFDRSKPLPTGGYLEQADGTAWMGMFSLNMLAIALELSREDETYSDMTLKFFEHFLYIANAINHVGPEKIVLWDEEDGFYYDALHLPNGEDVRIKVRSMVGLIPLFAVDTMEPDLLEIVPGLKDKIEWFLNNRPELATNIACMTVEGEGARRLLAITSPEALRRILRRLLDEDEFLSPYGIRSVSRYHQDRPFIFDWDSTRYQVDYEPAESTSNQFGGNSNWRGPVWFPVNFLLIESLQKFYHYLGDDFKVECPTGSGVMLNLWEVAAYLEQRAIAIFLQNQDGQRPVYGGTAKFQQDPHWRDLILFYEYFHGDNGAGLGASHQTGWTALIAKLIQQVNDKP, encoded by the coding sequence ATGAACGCAGAACAGCAACGCTTAGAGGAGAATCGCGAACCGGATAAACCTTGGTATCGTTGGGGTTCTTACTTGAGCGATCGCCAATGGGGTACAGTGCGAGAAGACTATTCACCTGACGGTTCAGCTTGGGAGTATTTTCCTCACGATCGTGCGCGATCGCGCGTTTACCGTTGGGGTGAAGATGGACTGGGTGGATGGTGCGATCGCCACAGTCAACTCTGCTTTGGTCTAGCAGTGTGGAACGGGCGCGATCCAATTTTAAAAGAACGCCTGTTTGGGCTGACCAACGAACAAGGAAATCACGGAGAAGATGTCAAAGAATACTATTTCTACCTAGACAACACGCCTACCCATTCCTATATGCGCTGGTTGTACAAGTATCCGCAACAGGAATTTCCCTACACTCAGCTTGTAGAGGAGAACGCCCATCGCCACAAGGATCGACCAGAATTTGAATTATTGGATACGGGCGTGTTTGACGATAATCGTTATTTCGATGTGGTTGCAGAATACGCCAAAGCCTCTACAGACGATATTTGCATTCGCATCAGCATCACGAATCGGGGCGCGGAAACTGCCAACATCGACGTGCTACCTACCCTGTGGTTTCGCAATACCTGGATCTGGACGGATAATAAACCGCAGTCACAGCTATCGAAAGTTGCTGATGGTGTAATTAAGGCGAACACTGAGAAATATGGAGATTATTGGTTATTTTGCGAAGGGAATCATCGGCTTTTATTTACAGAAAATGAAACTAACAGCCAACGCCTCTACGGAGTTGCTAATGCCTCGCCTTATGTGAAAGACGCTTTCCACGAGTATGTAATTCACAACAACCAGGATGCAGTGAATCCGAATCAGGTTGGCACGAAAGCAGCAGCTTGGTATCAATTAGAAATTGGGGCGGGACAGACGAATGTAATTCAACTTCGCTTCACCAACCAATATACTGACACGCCATTTAATGCAGCATTTGCCGATACCTTCCGCCAGCGTCAAACCGAGGCAGACGAATTTTACGAAACGCTCACCCCCGGTCTAGATGAGGACTGCCGCAACGTTCAACGACAAGCATTTGCCGGACTGCTGTGGAGCAAACAGTTTTACTACTATGATGTCCGTACTTGGCTGCATGGAGATTCAGCGGAACCTACCCCGCCCAGTCAACGCCTCACTGGGCGTAATGCCCAGTGGTGGACTCTCTACACCGAAGAAATTATTTCCATGCCCGATAAGTGGGAATATCCTTGGTTTGCTGCCTGGGATTTGGCATTCCACTGCATTGCTTTGGCATTAATTGATGCAAACTTTGCCAAGCAGCAATTACTGTTACTAACTGGCGATCGCACCATGCACCCCAACGGTCAATTACCCGCTTACGAGTGGGCGTTTGGCGATGTCAATCCTCCGGTACAAGCATGGGCGGCGTGGCGCGTTTACAAAATTGAACAGAAACGAGTTGGAACGGGCGATCGCAAATTCTTGGAACGAATGTTTCACCGCTTGATGCTCTACTTTACCTGGTGGGTGAACCGCAAAGACCTGCGAGGGCAAAACTTGTTTCAGGGAGGATTTCTCGGACTAGATAACATCGGGCTATTTGACCGCAGCAAGCCATTACCAACGGGGGGTTATTTAGAACAGGCAGACGGTACGGCATGGATGGGTATGTTCTCACTAAATATGCTGGCGATCGCTCTGGAACTGTCCCGTGAGGACGAAACATACAGCGATATGACGTTGAAGTTTTTTGAACACTTCCTCTACATTGCTAACGCCATTAATCATGTAGGGCCTGAAAAAATTGTCCTCTGGGACGAGGAAGACGGCTTTTATTACGATGCCTTGCACTTACCCAACGGAGAGGACGTGCGAATCAAAGTACGGTCAATGGTGGGACTGATACCCCTATTTGCAGTTGATACTATGGAGCCAGATTTGTTAGAAATTGTACCGGGGTTAAAAGACAAAATTGAGTGGTTTCTCAACAACCGTCCCGAACTAGCAACAAACATTGCTTGTATGACGGTTGAGGGAGAAGGCGCTCGCCGCCTGCTTGCCATAACCAGCCCCGAAGCCCTGCGCCGTATACTGCGACGATTGTTAGATGAGGATGAATTTCTCTCACCCTACGGTATCCGATCGGTTTCCCGCTATCACCAAGATCGTCCCTTTATCTTCGATTGGGATAGCACTCGCTATCAGGTAGACTATGAGCCTGCTGAATCTACTTCTAACCAATTTGGCGGTAACTCTAATTGGCGCGGGCCCGTCTGGTTTCCAGTTAACTTTCTACTCATTGAATCTTTGCAAAAGTTCTATCACTACTTAGGTGATGACTTTAAAGTAGAGTGTCCCACAGGTTCAGGAGTAATGCTCAATCTCTGGGAGGTGGCGGCTTATTTGGAACAACGAGCGATCGCTATTTTCTTACAGAATCAAGATGGGCAGCGTCCGGTTTACGGTGGTACTGCAAAATTTCAGCAAGATCCTCACTGGCGCGATTTGATTCTCTTTTACGAATACTTTCACGGCGATAACGGGGCTGGATTGGGCGCAAGTCACCAAACCGGATGGACAGCACTAATTGCCAAGTTGATTCAGCAGGTAAACGATAAACCATGA
- a CDS encoding cytochrome c oxidase subunit 3, which produces MSNPTHHHIDESPIRFERLVQSLPNWLQRFLPIGGGLAHDHHGKGMFGVTVFLLSESLIFLSFFFTYIALRLTHPNWLPPGVKGPELSQFIIFNTVVLLSSSFVIQAAENALKRHKIIQFRWLLALTSGMGIYFLVAVAIEWSNLNFGLTEGLMGATFYLLTGFHGLHVLAGIILQLLMLARSFIRGNYNKGHFGVSASTLFWHFVDVIWIVLFSLIYLWRT; this is translated from the coding sequence ATGTCAAATCCTACACATCATCATATAGACGAAAGCCCGATCCGTTTCGAGCGCCTAGTACAGTCCCTGCCTAATTGGTTGCAAAGGTTCTTGCCAATTGGTGGCGGGCTGGCTCACGATCATCATGGTAAAGGGATGTTCGGCGTTACCGTATTCCTACTGTCGGAGAGCCTAATCTTTCTCAGTTTTTTCTTCACCTATATTGCGCTCCGATTGACCCATCCCAATTGGTTGCCACCCGGCGTCAAAGGGCCGGAATTGTCTCAATTTATCATTTTTAATACAGTAGTGCTGCTTTCAAGTAGCTTCGTTATTCAAGCCGCAGAAAACGCCCTCAAGCGCCATAAAATCATTCAATTTCGCTGGCTTTTGGCATTGACTTCTGGGATGGGAATTTACTTTTTAGTTGCTGTGGCGATCGAGTGGAGTAACCTCAACTTCGGGCTGACGGAGGGGCTGATGGGTGCAACATTCTACCTGCTGACAGGCTTCCACGGGCTGCACGTGCTTGCGGGCATTATCTTGCAGTTGCTGATGCTGGCTCGTTCCTTCATTCGGGGCAACTACAATAAAGGTCACTTCGGCGTCAGTGCAAGTACCCTGTTCTGGCACTTCGTTGACGTGATTTGGATTGTCCTATTTTCGCTGATATATCTCTGGCGAACTTAG